The following are from one region of the Coccinella septempunctata chromosome 7, icCocSept1.1, whole genome shotgun sequence genome:
- the LOC123317653 gene encoding secreted RxLR effector protein 161-like, which translates to MSERKVMKTPLVPDEKSGDTQDEIEKPLFPYREAIGSLLYLSCKTRPDLAFAINYESRFTEDPMNKDYKNIKRTLRYLQGTKDYGIYYKKKNDGKDVIELKVYCDSDYAGDLNDRKSTTGYIILYNDAPIN; encoded by the coding sequence atgtcTGAACGCAAAGTAATGAAAACTCCTCTTGTACCAGATGAGAAATCAGGAGATACACAAGATGAAATAGAAAAACCTTTATTTCCCTATAGAGAAGCCATAGGAAGTCTATTATATCTTTcatgtaaaacaagacctgaTCTAGCATTTGCTATTAATTATGAAAGTCGATTTACTGAAGACCCAATGAATAAAgactataaaaatataaaaagaacatTGCGGTACCTTCAAGGAACAAAAGATTACGGCATATACTACAAGAAAAAGAATGATGGAAAAGATGTAATTGAACTGAAAGTTTACTGTGACTCAGACTATGCAGGAGACCTAAATGACAGAAAAAGCACCACTGGATATATCATCCTATATAATGATGCTCCAATCAACTAG